The following proteins are co-located in the Mycolicibacterium goodii genome:
- a CDS encoding oxidoreductase produces the protein MTTWLITGCSTGIGRTLAQAVAAAGHNLVVTARDVAAVSDIAESAPDRVVAAALDVTRPEQVTAAVQQAEERFGGVDVLVNNAGYGYRAAVEEGDDADVRTLFDTHIFGTVATIKAVLPGMRARRRGAIVNISSIGAQITPPGSGYYAAAKAAVEGLSGSLHTELAPLGISVTVVEPGGFRTDFAGRSLTQSTTVIDDYADTAGKRRKEHDRVHGTQPGDPVRAAAAILKAVESPEPPAFLLLGSDALSAYRRVAQARAAEIDKWEDLTTSTDFDS, from the coding sequence ATGACCACATGGCTGATCACCGGATGCTCCACAGGAATCGGGCGCACGCTCGCCCAGGCAGTGGCCGCGGCGGGCCACAATCTGGTGGTCACGGCCCGTGACGTCGCCGCGGTGAGCGACATCGCCGAGTCCGCACCGGACCGTGTGGTCGCGGCGGCGCTCGACGTCACCCGGCCCGAGCAGGTCACCGCGGCCGTGCAGCAGGCCGAGGAGCGGTTCGGTGGCGTCGACGTGCTGGTGAACAACGCCGGCTACGGCTACCGCGCGGCGGTCGAGGAAGGCGACGACGCCGACGTCCGCACGCTTTTCGACACCCACATCTTCGGCACGGTCGCCACCATCAAGGCAGTGCTGCCGGGCATGCGAGCGCGCAGGCGCGGTGCCATCGTCAACATCTCGTCGATCGGGGCGCAGATCACCCCGCCCGGGTCCGGGTACTACGCGGCCGCCAAGGCCGCGGTCGAGGGACTCAGCGGGTCCCTGCACACCGAACTCGCCCCGCTGGGCATCTCGGTCACCGTCGTCGAGCCCGGCGGGTTCCGCACCGACTTCGCCGGGCGGTCGCTGACCCAGTCGACCACGGTGATCGACGACTACGCCGACACCGCGGGCAAGCGTCGCAAGGAACACGACCGGGTGCACGGCACGCAGCCCGGGGATCCGGTCAGGGCGGCCGCCGCGATCCTCAAGGCCGTCGAATCGCCTGAGCCGCCTGCGTTTCTGCTGCTCGGTTCCGATGCGCTGTCGGCCTACCGCCGCGTCGCGCAGGCACGTGCCGCGGAGATCGACAAGTGGGAAGACCTCACCACCAGCACCGATTTCGACTCCTGA